In one Zymoseptoria tritici IPO323 chromosome 10, whole genome shotgun sequence genomic region, the following are encoded:
- a CDS encoding eukaryotic translation initiation factor 2 subunit alpha, which translates to MSLTNCRFYEEKYPEIDSFVMVNVKQIAEMGAYVKLLEYDNIDGMILLSELSRRRIRSIQKLIRVGRNEVVVVLRVDKEKGYIDLSKRRVSPEDIIKCEERYNKSKMVHSIMRHVAEKANVPIEELYQDIGWPLNKKYGHAVDAFKLSITNPDVWSEVKFKNNVIRDELQSYIGKRLTPQPTKVRADIEVTCFGYEGIDAVKRALRCAEAKSTEDTQVKVRLVSPPLYVLTCTTVDKSNGIEVLEEAIREVDASIKNEMGTCMVKMAPKAVTENDDAELQALMDKKEKENMEVSGDEDSESEDNVVA; encoded by the exons ATGTCGCTCACCAACTGTCGCTTCTACGAGGAGAAATACCCCGAAATCGACTCCTTCGTCATGGTCAACGTGAAGCAAATCGCCGAAATGGGCGCATACGTCAAACTGCTCGAGTACGACAACATCGACGGCATGATCCTGCTTTCCGAACTCTCCCGACGACGAATCCGATCCATTCAGAAGCTCATCCGCGTTGGGCGCAAcgaggtcgtggtggtgctgCGTGTCGACAAAGAGAAGGGTTACATCGATCTGTCGAAGCGTCGTGTCAGCCCGGAGGACATCATCAAGTGCGAGGAGCGATACAACAAGTCGAAGATGGTGCACAGCATTATGCGCCATGTTGCTGAGAAGGCAAATGTCCCGATCGAGGAGCTCTACCAGGATATTGGCTGGCCTCTTAACAAGAAGTACGGACATGCGGTGGATGCCTTCAAGCTGTCCATTACCAACCCGGATGTGTGGAGCGAGGTCAAATTCAAGAACAATGTGATTCGGGACGAGCTGCAGTCGTACATTGGCAAGCGACTGACACCACAACCCACCAAGGTCCGCGCTGATATCGAG GTGACCTGCTTCGGATACGAGGGCATCGACGCCGTCAAGCGAGCACTTCGCTGCGCCGAGGCCAAGAGCACCGAGGACACCCAAGTCAAAGTGCGCCTGGTCTCTCCTCCGCTATACGTGCTCACCTGCACGACCGTCGACAAGAGCAACGGAAtcgaggtgttggaggaggcgatcAGAGAAGTTGATGCGAGCATCAAGAACGAGATGGGCACATGCATGGTCAAGATGGCACCCAAGGCAGTCACGGAGAACGATGATGCCGAGCTGCAGGCGCTCAtggacaagaaggagaaggagaacatGGAAGTCAGTGGAGACGAGGACAGCGAGAGCGAAGATAACGTGGTTGCATAA
- the MgPHO4 gene encoding phosphate-repressible phosphate permease (Phosphate-repressible phosphate permease), translated as MVLTEYTYVFAIGTFFALLEAYNNGANDVANAWATSVSSRSVTYQQAMVLCLIFELTGALTVGARTASTIKNGIIPIAAFNGNAPVQLLAFTCAAAGASIWVMWCTRHSAHVSSTYSLVSAIAGVGVAAVGADKVQWGWNNGSGLGAIFSGLIIAPVGSALFGAAIFLLIKLTVHLRSNPVPWAVWTSPFFFLVAGTICCLSIIYKGSPRLGLTEKPGYWIAGVSVGTGMALALLAALFFVPYVHARVIKKDYTLKWYDLFKGPLLFSRPAPADAEFARVPNYAVMQHGGEETAEITDTKSEGSDEVIAPNGKHETVISAGRNPMALSDESALSTGTQADYKVQMARAREMHHADLRKNRGPLGWAMRHLHRNQIGAGSIYEKHNLIAVVKRVPAQIVVMALYGVNFDIHKAQVGVMGTPEGRRMDRVYNNAAKYSNETEYLYSFVQIITACTASFAHGANDVGNAVGVWAAMYAAWSTGDTVKSKEPVPLWQIAVIALTICFGFCTYGYNIMRVMGNKITYHSPSRGSSMEMGAAITILIFSQYKLPVSTSMCITGATVGVGLCNGTFRAVNWQRVGLLFFSWVMTIPIAGLIGGITMGLFLNAPSY; from the exons ATGGTCTTGACCGAGTACACCTACGTGTTCGCCATTGGAACGTTCTTTGCGTTGCTCGAGGCCTACAACAACGGTGCTA ACGATGTCGCCAACGCATGGGCCACTTCGGTGTCCTCCCGCTCCGTCACCTACCAACAGGCAATGGTCCTCTGTCTCATCTTCGAATTGACCGGCGCTCTCACCGTCGGCGCCCGTaccgcctccaccatcaAGAACGGAATCATCCCAATCGCCGCCTTCAATGGCAACGCTCCCGTTCAACTCCTCGCCTTCAcatgcgccgccgccggtgcATCCATCTGGGTCATGTGGTGCACGCGCCACTCCGCTCACGTTTCCTCGACCTACTCCCTCGTTTCCGCCATCGCTGGTGTTGGTGTTGCCGCTGTGGGAGCCGACAAGGTGCAATGGGGATGGAACAACGGATCTGGTCTTGGAGCCATCTTCTCGGGTCTGATCATCGCTCCCGTTGGATCCGCTCTCTTCGGAGctgccatcttcctcctcatcaagtTGACCGTTCACCTCCGCTCCAACCCCGTCCCATGGGCTGTCTGGACCTCTccgttcttcttcctcgtcgccggaaCCATTTGCTGCTTGTCCATCATTTACAAGGGTTCCCCACGTCTCGGTCTGACCGAGAAGCCTGGCTACTGGATCGCCGGTGTTTCCGTCGGAACCGGCATGGcgctcgctctcctcgccgccctcttcttcgtgCCATACGTTCACGCTCGTGTCATCAAGAAGGACTACACCCTCAAGTGGTACGACCTGTTCAAGGGACCTCTTCTCTTCAGCCGCCCCGCTCCCGCCGATGCCGAGTTCGCTCGTGTTCCCAACTACGCCGTCATGCAGCACGGTGGTGAGGAGACCGCCGAGATCACCGACACCAAATCCGAGGGCTCCGACGAGGTCATCGCACCCAACGGCAAGCACGAGACGgtcatctccgccggccGCAACCCCATGGCTCTCTCCGACGAGtccgccctctccaccgGCACCCAAGCCGACTACAAGGTCCAAATGGCTCGCGCCCGCGAGATGCACCACGCCGACCTCCGCAAGAACAGAGGTCCTCTCGGCTGGGCCATgcgccacctccaccgcaacCAAATCGGCGCCGGCTCCATCTACGAGAAGCACAACCTCATCGCTGTCGTCAAGCGTGTTCCCGCTCAGATCGTCGTCATGGCTCTGTACGGAGTCAACTTTGACATCCACAAGGCGCAGGTCGGTGTCATGGGCACTCCCGAGGGTCGTCGCATGGACCGTGTCTACAACAACGCCGCCAAGTACTCCAACGAGACCGAGTACCTGTACTCGTTCGTCCAGATCATCACCGCTTGCACTGCTTCGTTCGCTCACGGCGCCAACGATGTTGGTAATGCGGTCGGTGTGTGGGCAGCCATGTACGCTGCCTGGTCGACTGGTGATACCGTCAAGAGCAAGGAGCCTGTGCCGCTTTGGCAGATTGCTGTCATTGCTTTGACCATCTGTTTCGGTTTCTGCACATATGGTTACAACATCATGCGAG TCATGGGTAACAAGATCACCTACCACTCTCCATCTCGTGGCTCCTCCATGGAAATGGGTGCCGCCATCACtatcctcatcttctcgcAATACAAACTCCCTGTTTCCACCTCCATGTGTATAACTGGCGCCACC GTCGGAGTCGGTCTCTGCAACGGTACCTTCCGCGCCGTCAACTGGCAACGAGTcggtctcctcttcttctcctggGTCATGACCATCCCGATCGCCGGTCTGATCGGTGGCATCACCATGGGTCTCTTCCTCAATGCTCCTTCTTACTAG